The Candidatus Limnocylindria bacterium genome has a segment encoding these proteins:
- a CDS encoding nitroreductase/quinone reductase family protein gives MARAQVRLPRERRPAHVTRRATAGAAPQRARASGAARDVLLNYMRDGDRFVVFASHAGEDRDPPWWLDLRDAGEAEILVDGKRLRVRAREAQSAEGDRLWSEVKGRDDAFIEYERRTARRIAVVMLEPA, from the coding sequence CTGGCGCGCGCACAAGTCCGTCTTCCGCGCGAGCGGCGGCCGGCTCATGTCACGCGTCGGGCCACTGCCGGCGCTGCTCCTCAGCGTGCGCGGGCGAGCGGTGCCGCTCGGGACGTCCTGCTCAATTACATGCGCGACGGCGACCGCTTCGTCGTGTTCGCGTCTCACGCCGGTGAGGACCGCGATCCGCCGTGGTGGTTGGACCTGCGCGACGCGGGCGAGGCCGAGATCCTCGTCGACGGCAAGCGTCTGCGCGTGCGCGCTCGCGAGGCACAGAGCGCCGAAGGTGACCGGCTGTGGTCTGAAGTGAAGGGCCGCGACGACGCGTTCATCGAGTACGAGAGGCGGACCGCGCGCCGTATCGCGGTCGTGATGCTGGAGCCGGCTTAG
- a CDS encoding ABC transporter permease: MRIPIIAAIFRKDVVDAVRDSRVLVSLLTPIILAILYNSIFPEERLVEAKVAFAGPENSALVRTLEDRAGQTVSLKLRHVDSDGEARHLVVAQDVDVAFVLPPDVDDAIRQGRRPTITLIQPTVGGGSTANFVSAALETGIRALSGQPPIATVAVERVQAGSAEAGVLGELGARRYFVLATVVMMLGMIAVLAVPIILTEEAEKKTLDALLLVASYREVIMGKALVGLAYSAVSVTIMLSLTRLQPVDIPTFVIGTALLAVALIGLGLLLGGIFKTASQVYTWSSVLLLPIIGPAFVAGLPVPDALDLALRAFPTFQGMRVMTNGLAGKPLFGDIWISYAVLLAWVAIAYGALAWRLSRRES, encoded by the coding sequence ATGCGCATACCGATCATCGCCGCGATCTTCCGCAAAGATGTCGTCGACGCCGTGCGCGATTCGCGCGTCCTCGTGTCGCTGCTCACGCCGATCATCCTCGCCATCCTCTACAACTCGATCTTCCCGGAGGAGCGTCTCGTCGAGGCGAAGGTCGCGTTCGCCGGCCCCGAGAACTCCGCGTTGGTGCGCACGCTCGAGGATCGCGCCGGGCAAACGGTCAGCCTCAAGCTGCGCCACGTCGACAGCGACGGCGAGGCCCGCCATCTCGTCGTGGCGCAGGACGTGGACGTCGCGTTCGTGCTCCCGCCCGACGTCGATGACGCTATCCGCCAGGGTCGCCGACCGACGATCACGCTGATCCAGCCGACCGTGGGTGGTGGCTCCACGGCGAACTTCGTTTCGGCCGCGCTCGAGACCGGGATCCGCGCGCTGTCAGGTCAACCGCCGATCGCGACCGTCGCGGTCGAGCGCGTTCAAGCCGGCTCGGCGGAGGCGGGCGTGCTGGGCGAGCTCGGGGCGCGCCGCTACTTCGTGCTCGCCACCGTCGTGATGATGCTCGGCATGATCGCCGTGCTCGCGGTGCCGATCATCCTCACGGAGGAGGCAGAGAAGAAGACGCTCGACGCGCTCCTCCTGGTCGCGAGCTACCGCGAGGTGATCATGGGTAAAGCGCTCGTCGGCCTTGCGTACAGCGCGGTGTCGGTGACGATCATGCTCAGTCTCACGCGTCTGCAGCCTGTCGACATACCGACCTTCGTGATCGGGACCGCACTGCTCGCGGTGGCGCTCATCGGGCTGGGACTGCTCCTCGGTGGCATCTTCAAGACCGCCAGCCAGGTGTACACGTGGTCGAGCGTTCTGCTGCTACCGATCATCGGACCGGCGTTCGTCGCGGGCTTGCCCGTGCCGGACGCGCTCGACCTCGCGCTCCGCGCATTCCCGACGTTCCAGGGGATGCGGGTGATGACCAACGGTCTCGCCGGCAAGCCGCTCTTCGGGGATATCTGGATCTCGTACGCGGTGCTGCTCGCGTGGGTCGCGATCGCGTACGGCGCACTCGCGTGGCGTCTCTCGCGAAGGGAGTCCTAA